The following proteins are co-located in the Pseudomonas antarctica genome:
- a CDS encoding DUF726 domain-containing protein — protein MQHQWDEMHRTRKPTFLLCGEPQGDVLNLYVHGYSAFFNRQQLGNFKAQLAGIEGSTNLMLFWPAGHFLENLFAPFKDVITSMLGGGGLGAATVGVGKAIAYFLDHYKSVEARVDEVAKTLLPELASYLHAESLQVRRINLIGHSLGARILVKSLLASPEIARELPLNNLLLMGGAICTSSPWDEVSAPLKGRVINCHSSKDWALAIKPDTERCIGRYAIDVTPALKAKVTNVHLATFDHAAYWPQLKTVVQYTDLLQERRGLIRSDLRSSEVRFAEEDAQLFPALMQARAEELKFLAELMAQKRSASIDASVREPLKLAIELQRMGGDSFMNLARGHGVSYRQIAEDVAQKLGIKFDEPLETVALADIEAQVAEKLIEQYKGKLSSADRQAFDAELKAAAQKEQGLFNRIDIGRSATTALSGTALAGLTGFILRRGAATAIPVVGQALAAAMLLVTGVRAFSGPAFSITTLSVLVIGVIRQRMEREALNQEMDLVVQVVEAFDLPRETVMRTVASD, from the coding sequence ATGCAACACCAGTGGGATGAAATGCACCGCACCCGCAAACCCACGTTCTTACTGTGCGGCGAGCCTCAGGGGGATGTGCTCAATCTCTATGTTCACGGTTACTCGGCCTTCTTCAACCGCCAGCAACTGGGCAATTTCAAAGCGCAACTGGCAGGTATCGAAGGCTCGACCAACTTGATGCTATTCTGGCCGGCTGGGCATTTTCTGGAAAACCTGTTCGCCCCCTTCAAGGATGTGATCACCTCGATGCTCGGTGGCGGCGGCCTGGGTGCGGCGACTGTGGGCGTGGGCAAGGCGATTGCGTATTTTCTTGATCATTACAAAAGCGTCGAGGCGCGTGTCGATGAAGTGGCCAAGACTTTATTGCCGGAGTTGGCCAGTTACCTGCACGCCGAATCGCTGCAAGTAAGGCGCATCAACCTGATCGGCCATTCCCTCGGCGCACGCATCCTGGTCAAAAGTTTGCTGGCCAGTCCCGAGATCGCCCGCGAACTGCCATTGAACAATTTGTTGCTGATGGGCGGGGCGATCTGTACGTCCAGCCCGTGGGATGAAGTGTCGGCGCCGCTCAAGGGGCGCGTGATCAATTGCCACTCCAGCAAGGACTGGGCGCTGGCTATCAAGCCGGATACCGAGCGCTGCATTGGCCGTTATGCGATTGATGTCACGCCGGCACTCAAGGCCAAGGTCACCAATGTGCACCTGGCCACCTTTGATCATGCCGCCTACTGGCCGCAGTTGAAGACGGTGGTGCAGTACACCGACTTGTTGCAGGAGCGGCGCGGCCTGATTCGCTCTGATCTGCGCAGCAGTGAAGTGCGTTTTGCCGAGGAAGACGCGCAACTGTTCCCGGCACTGATGCAGGCGCGTGCGGAAGAATTGAAGTTTCTCGCCGAATTGATGGCGCAAAAGCGCAGTGCTTCGATTGATGCCAGCGTGCGCGAACCGCTGAAACTGGCCATCGAGTTGCAGCGTATGGGCGGTGACAGCTTTATGAACCTCGCCCGTGGCCATGGCGTGAGTTATCGACAGATCGCCGAAGATGTGGCGCAAAAGCTTGGAATCAAGTTCGATGAGCCGCTTGAAACCGTGGCCCTGGCGGACATCGAGGCGCAGGTCGCGGAAAAACTGATCGAGCAATACAAAGGCAAACTCAGCAGCGCCGACCGGCAGGCCTTCGACGCCGAACTTAAGGCAGCCGCGCAAAAAGAGCAGGGGTTGTTCAATCGAATCGACATTGGCCGCTCGGCCACCACCGCGCTGAGCGGCACGGCGTTGGCGGGGTTGACCGGGTTTATCCTGCGGCGCGGCGCGGCCACGGCGATTCCGGTGGTGGGCCAGGCGCTGGCGGCGGCGATGTTGCTGGTGACGGGAGTGCGGGCGTTTTCCGGCCCGGCTTTTTCGATCACCACCTTGTCGGTATTGGTGATAGGTGTGATTCGCCAGCGCATGGAGCGCGAAGCGCTGAATCAGGAGATGGACCTGGTGGTGCAAGTCGTTGAAGCGTTTGATTTGCCCCGGGAGACAGTGATGCGCACGGTCGCATCGGACTGA
- a CDS encoding AraC family transcriptional regulator has protein sequence MIPTFDDNAPDALVTLRAYPSGTVFERHTHPRGQFAYASTGALKMFTDLGNWVVPPQRAIWVPGGIAHEMHMRGDVVMLNTYLDAQAAERAGLHDRCQVVEVSPLLRHLLEAALAIDPSAASDARRHSVLTLLIDEIGSMPVLPLSAPLPSEPRLARACQRFLDAPAQTVSLDEMAEWSSMSRRTFTRHFQTSTGMTFVAWRQQVCLLEATARLSHGASITEVALALGFSSSSAFTSVFRRNLGDSPARYLAKSRAASLF, from the coding sequence ATGATTCCAACCTTTGATGACAACGCCCCCGACGCGCTGGTCACCCTGCGTGCGTACCCCTCCGGCACCGTGTTCGAGCGGCATACACACCCGCGCGGGCAGTTTGCCTATGCCTCCACCGGCGCGCTGAAAATGTTCACCGACCTGGGCAATTGGGTGGTGCCGCCGCAGCGGGCAATCTGGGTGCCGGGTGGCATTGCCCATGAAATGCACATGCGCGGTGATGTGGTCATGCTAAACACCTACCTCGATGCTCAAGCTGCCGAGCGGGCAGGGCTGCACGACCGCTGCCAGGTAGTCGAGGTGTCGCCACTGCTCCGGCATCTGTTGGAAGCGGCATTGGCTATCGACCCATCGGCAGCGTCCGATGCCCGACGGCATAGCGTATTGACGCTGCTGATCGATGAAATAGGCAGCATGCCGGTATTGCCCCTCAGTGCGCCGCTGCCCTCCGAGCCGCGCCTGGCCCGTGCTTGCCAGCGCTTTCTGGACGCGCCTGCGCAAACCGTGTCCCTCGACGAGATGGCTGAGTGGTCGAGCATGAGTCGACGTACCTTTACCCGCCATTTTCAGACCAGCACCGGCATGACGTTTGTGGCCTGGCGCCAGCAGGTCTGCTTGCTGGAGGCCACTGCACGGCTCAGTCATGGTGCATCCATCACCGAGGTAGCGTTAGCGCTGGGTTTCAGCAGTTCCAGCGCCTTTACCTCGGTGTTTCGTCGCAACCTGGGGGATTCCCCGGCGCGCTACCTGGCCAAATCCAGGGCCGCGTCATTGTTCTGA
- a CDS encoding EamA family transporter, with product MQKKHLALALLVTLVWGLNFPITKLGLRAIDPFVLTGMRFALAALPLVLFIQRPSVKFRYVAAYGIIFGLGMWGVINYGIQAGVSPGIASLIIQCSVFFTLGWGYLLFREKIRRAQWLCAVMALIGLAGIISTQEGEHAVVGVLLIVFSALAWSIGNVIIKASGVKEIFSFMVWASLFPPIPLWLMAWWMHGSAAFGGLPASLDLTAGLSLLFQVYLATHFAYWGWNSLLKAYPVSTVAPLSLLIPVFGITSSMLILGERISPANGLFITVIIIGLAVGLYRKPVVHDAAKKTALSGG from the coding sequence ATGCAAAAGAAACATCTGGCACTTGCCCTGCTGGTCACCCTGGTCTGGGGGCTGAACTTTCCCATCACCAAGCTGGGCCTGCGTGCCATCGACCCGTTCGTGCTGACAGGCATGCGCTTTGCCCTCGCCGCCTTGCCACTGGTGTTGTTCATACAGCGCCCCAGCGTTAAGTTCCGCTATGTGGCCGCCTACGGCATTATTTTCGGGCTGGGCATGTGGGGCGTGATCAACTATGGCATCCAGGCTGGCGTTAGCCCGGGAATCGCCTCGTTGATCATTCAGTGCAGCGTGTTTTTCACGCTGGGCTGGGGCTACCTGCTGTTCAGGGAAAAAATCCGCCGTGCACAATGGCTCTGCGCCGTTATGGCATTGATCGGGCTGGCGGGCATCATCTCTACCCAAGAAGGCGAGCATGCGGTAGTTGGGGTTTTGTTGATCGTGTTCAGTGCGTTGGCCTGGAGTATCGGTAACGTCATCATCAAGGCATCGGGCGTGAAGGAAATTTTCTCGTTCATGGTCTGGGCCAGCCTGTTTCCGCCAATCCCACTGTGGCTGATGGCCTGGTGGATGCACGGCAGCGCGGCGTTCGGCGGCTTGCCGGCCAGCCTCGACCTGACCGCCGGGTTGTCACTGCTGTTTCAGGTTTACCTGGCCACGCACTTCGCCTATTGGGGCTGGAATTCGCTGCTCAAGGCATACCCCGTGTCAACTGTGGCGCCGCTGTCGTTATTGATCCCGGTGTTCGGGATCACCAGTTCGATGCTGATACTCGGCGAGCGCATTTCCCCAGCCAATGGGCTGTTCATCACCGTCATTATCATCGGCCTGGCTGTCGGGCTTTACCGTAAACCAGTGGTGCATGACGCCGCAAAAAAAACCGCCCTTTCGGGCGGTTGA